The Candidatus Arthromitus sp. SFB-mouse-Japan genome includes a region encoding these proteins:
- a CDS encoding response regulator transcription factor: MNKVMLVDDEKLIIEGLLNILDWEELDLKVTKTSSNGKDAIEKFTEDPVDIIISDINMPKLNGLELLKRIKSINDKTRFIIISGYDEFSYAKEAIKYGADNYILKPIDEDELKLTLNKIVMEINNNKNIENKILTKNRILFQYINGNASKEELVKIENHLDFSLKHKNYTVAIITFINKGKKDLTLYIENIFKGIFKEGYEILHRYDGQIIIINSWNKHTEYLEIKNYYEEVKNNIIEKLNQKVFISIGDLTDSVDKIEFTYDIAKALNKYMLTEGSNICLDRYSLNYINDNNLTFSKELENINKLIIEKKLYELENYIENIFDNNQLSPKNIYDLCIKIIFLIHNILEEFKLKKSSDKYEDDSLGNMILELCSENTRENVKTFITSELREIIELMNNTDVCYSPVIRQVINLINKNYHKELSLKTLAQKYNINSSYLGQIFTKEVGVSFSEYLNKIKNTKAKDLILNTNMRINDIARSVGYIDTSYFYRKFKKYFGVCPSTLRNMKKY; this comes from the coding sequence ATGAATAAAGTTATGTTAGTTGATGATGAAAAATTAATAATCGAAGGTCTATTAAATATATTAGACTGGGAGGAACTCGATCTAAAAGTTACTAAAACATCGAGCAATGGGAAAGATGCAATTGAGAAATTTACGGAAGATCCAGTTGATATTATTATTAGTGATATAAATATGCCTAAGTTAAACGGACTTGAATTATTAAAAAGGATTAAATCTATCAACGATAAAACTAGATTTATTATTATAAGTGGATATGATGAATTTTCCTATGCAAAAGAAGCCATAAAATATGGTGCTGATAATTATATTTTAAAACCCATAGATGAGGATGAACTTAAATTAACTTTAAATAAAATAGTGATGGAGATAAATAACAATAAGAACATAGAGAATAAGATATTAACTAAAAATAGAATTTTATTTCAATATATAAACGGAAATGCATCTAAGGAAGAATTAGTAAAAATTGAGAATCATTTAGATTTTTCTCTTAAACATAAAAATTACACTGTTGCAATCATAACATTTATAAATAAGGGTAAAAAAGATCTAACCCTATATATAGAAAATATATTTAAAGGAATTTTTAAAGAAGGATATGAAATTTTACATAGATATGACGGTCAAATAATTATAATAAATTCTTGGAATAAACATACTGAGTATTTAGAAATAAAGAATTACTATGAAGAAGTTAAAAATAATATAATTGAAAAATTAAACCAGAAAGTTTTTATATCAATTGGAGATTTAACAGATAGTGTCGATAAAATCGAATTCACTTATGATATAGCAAAAGCTTTGAATAAATATATGCTTACAGAGGGAAGTAACATTTGTCTTGATAGATACTCTTTGAATTATATTAATGATAACAATTTAACATTTTCAAAAGAACTTGAAAATATAAACAAGTTGATAATAGAGAAAAAACTCTACGAGCTTGAAAATTATATTGAAAATATTTTTGACAACAATCAGCTGAGTCCTAAGAATATTTACGATCTTTGTATAAAAATAATATTTTTAATACACAACATACTTGAAGAATTCAAATTAAAAAAGTCAAGTGATAAATATGAAGATGATAGTTTAGGCAATATGATATTAGAACTTTGTAGTGAAAATACTAGAGAAAATGTTAAAACATTTATTACAAGCGAGCTTAGAGAAATAATTGAACTTATGAATAATACTGATGTTTGTTATAGTCCTGTAATTAGACAAGTTATCAATCTAATAAATAAAAATTATCATAAAGAATTAAGTTTAAAAACACTTGCACAAAAATACAACATAAATAGTTCTTATTTAGGACAAATATTTACTAAAGAAGTTGGTGTTTCATTTTCTGAGTATTTAAACAAGATTAAAAATACTAAAGCAAAGGATCTTATATTGAATACAAATATGAGGATTAACGATATTGCAAGATCTGTAGGTTATATAGATACGAGTTATTTTTATAGGAAATTTAAAAAATATTTTGGTGTATGTCCATCAACTTTAAGAAATATGAAAAAATATTAA